A genomic region of Xiphophorus couchianus chromosome 9, X_couchianus-1.0, whole genome shotgun sequence contains the following coding sequences:
- the LOC114150404 gene encoding semaphorin-4E, giving the protein MSLLLTLSIVCGLMLQHYFSLLSAQYCVPRKTVNYQSHLNLFKEDGIFNYSTMLIRDDLGVVLLGAREAIYALDINNISDQKAAVYWRVTEEKQRECTYKGKHAEVECRNYIRTLHRVNDTTLYVCGTNAFSPVCDYLTFANGQLTLKGKQEEGKGKCPFDPFQRYSSLMVGTELYSATSINFLGSEPVILRSSNSPLRTEFKSSWLSEPNFVYMDFLEESFDSPDGDDDKVYLFFSENAMEYDFYRKVTVSRVARVCKGDMGGLRTLQKKWTSFLKARLDCSFPEPSLPPVVQDVFLLRHKDWRKSVFYTVFTPQSSLSQISAVCAFTVASIREIFNEGKFKTTVAVETSHVKWVMYTGEVPEPRPGACINSIDRKKGMNRSLDLPDKTLQFIRDRPLMDEAVRPLTGGPLLLKRGPLLTRIVVDSVLALDGDTYNVMFIGTENGYIQKAVNFDGEMFIIEQIQVYENPEAVKVLRLSSSKGQLYAGSESGVIQMPVSNCSRYQSCQDCILSRDPYCAWDSSAERCSSISSLSASLEAAVQSLKEGNVSQCPPPDPVPAVDVALIPGNNIQLPCQRHSNLAEVHWRFSDLQVSSTHKYYIYSDGLLILNTTASDAGSYFCDSVEQINSRMYNRTVAVYHLQISSEPVSPTPGTAATKYFIQTLKTAATGSQPDLPTPENQSDSGRMSRLEVAVALLSLLCLSLVAVILWFWKRGHWNCFGLAQSSKGGEGKRPLSGYTHDQNRNSENKLLGAEVKPCTANNNHTTVDFKKNGEYHFPPLANISNLNGLGYIHDESEI; this is encoded by the exons ATGTCTCTACTCTTAACTCTAAGCATCGTCTGTGGATTGATGCTCCAGCATTATTTCAGTCTGCTCAGCGCTCAGTACTGCGTCCCACGGAAGACCGTCAACTACCAGA GTCACCTGAATTTGTTCAAAGAAGATGGGATCTTCAATTACTCAACTATGCTGATCAGAGACGACCTGGGTGTGGTGCTGCTGGGGGCGAGAGAGGCCATCTACGCTCTGGACATCAACAACATCTCAGACCAAAAGGCTGCG GTGTATTGGCGAGTCACCGAGGAGAAGCAGAGGGAGTGCACATACAAGGGAAAACACGCAGAG GTGGAATGCCGCAACTACATACGAACGCTGCACAGAGTGAACGACACCACACTCTACGTTTGTGGCACAAACGCCTTTTCTCCAGTGTGCGATTACCTG ACTTTTGCAAATGGCCAGTTGACCCTGAAGGGAAAGCAGGAGGAGGGAAAAGGGAAGTGTCCTTTTGATCCCTTTCAGAGATACTCCTCCCTGATGGTCG GAACTGAGCTGTACTCTGCTACATCTATCAACTTTCTGGGCTCTGAGCCTGTGATTCTGCGCAGCTCAAATTCGCCTCTTCGCACCGAGTTCAAGAGCTCCTGGCTCAGTG AGCCAAACTTTGTCTACATGGACTTCTTGGAGGAGAGCTTCGACAGCCCCGACGGGGACGACGACAAGGTGTACTTGTTCTTCAGCGAGAACGCCATGGAGTACGACTTCTACAGAAAAGTCACGGTGTCCAGAGTCGCCCGCGTCTGCAAG GGAGATATGGGCGGCCTGCGGACGCTGCAGAAGAAATGGACCTCGTTCCTGAAAGCCCGTCTGGATTGTTCCTTCCCTGAACCCAGCTTGCCCCCCGTTGTCCAGGACGTCTTCCTGCTAAGGCACAAGGACTGGAGGAAGAGCGTCTTCTACACCGTCTTCACACCTCAGTC GAGCTTGTCTCAGATCTCTGCGGTGTGTGCCTTCACTGTTGCTTCGATTCGAGAAATTTTCAATGAGGGAAAGTTTAAGACAACTGTTGCCGTGGAGACGTCCCATGTGAAATGGGTGATGTACACGGGGGAGGTGCCGGAGCCCAGACCGGGAGCG TGCATCAACAGTATAGATCGTAAAAAGGGGATGAATCGCTCCCTGGATTTACCGGATAAAACCCTCCAGTTCATCAGAGACCGGCCCCTGATGGACGAGGCTGTCCGTCCGCTGACTGGGGGGCCGCTGCTGCTCAAGAGGGGACCCTTACTGACCCGAATCGTGGTGGACAGCGTGCTGGCTCTGGACGGGGACACTTACAACGTCATGTTTATCGGAACTG AAAACGGCTACATTCAGAAGGCGGTCAACTTTGACGGAGAGATGTTCATCATCGAGCAGATTCAGGTGTACGAAAACCCCGAGGCCGTCAAGGTCTTACGCCTCTCATCAAGCAAG GGTCAACTCTATGCTGGTTCTGAATCTGGTGTCATCCAGATGCCGGTCAGTAACTGCAGCCGGTACCAGTCTTGCCAGGACTGCATCCTGTCCAGGGATCCTTACTGTGCTTGGGACTCGTCCGCTGAGCGGTGCTCCTCCATCTCCAGTCTGTCTGCGTCCCTCGAAGCTGCAGTCCAGAGTCTGAAGGAGGGGAACGTGTCACAGTGTCCTCCACCAG ATCCAGTGCCAGCTGTGGACGTTGCTCTAATTCCAGGGAACAACATCCAGCTGCCTTGCCAGCGTCACTCCAACCTGGCTGAGGTCCACTGGAGGTTCTCTGACCTACAGGTTtcatctacacacaaatactACATCTACAGCGACGGCCTCCTCATCCTGAACACGACCGCATCGGACGCAGGCTCGTATTTCTGTGACTCGGTAGAGCAGATCAACAGCAGGATGTACAACAGGACTGTGGCTGTTTATCATTTACAAATCTCCTCTGAGCCAGTGAGCCCCACTCCCGGCACAGCAGCCACAAAATACTTCATTCAAACTCTGAAAACGGCTGCAACTGGGTCACAGCCGGACCTGCCAACGCCTGAGAATCAAAGTGACTCTGGGAGAATGAGTCGCCTGGAGGTGGCCGTGGCTCTGCTGTCGctgctctgcctctctctcGTCGCCGTCATATTGTGGTTCTGGAAGCGAGGGCACTGGAATTGCTTCGGGTTGGCGCAGAGCTCCAAGGGCGGCGAGGGGAAGCGGCCGTTGTCGGGCTACACGCACGATCAGAACAGAAACTCTGAGAATAAGCTCCTGGGGGCGGAGGTCAAACCGTGCACCGCCAACAATAATCACACCACTGTGGACTTCAAAAAGAACGGGGAGTACCACTTCCCACCTCTGGCCAACATTTCAAATCTGAACGGTTTGGGATACATCCATGACGAGTCGGAGATTTGA